The Zingiber officinale cultivar Zhangliang chromosome 10A, Zo_v1.1, whole genome shotgun sequence genome contains a region encoding:
- the LOC122027117 gene encoding uncharacterized protein LOC122027117 isoform X2, translating into MRIRNKHRKSSAFHCNAGSRWSYLAIWSLTGFILIVYFYAHIHQNDKQDILVHLNHLVDTREMEKVEREEFHFSPPKDRRSPRAVKRKGPRKPSTIIREFLDASSQVHSFFFPSKKTAISLIKEGNESMHFYPGLLWLDTDGNPIQAHGGGLLYDDNTETYYWYGENKDGRTYHAHQKSAARVDIIGVNCYSSKDLWTWTNEGIVLPGEETNVSHDLHKFNVLERPKVIYNGKTDKYVMWMHVDDVNYTKASVGVAVSDSARGPFTYLYSMRPHSCDSRDMTIFKDDNGEAYIIYSSNDNSELHVGPLTDDYLNVAGFMRRILVGRHREAPTLFKHQGIYYMITSGCSGWAPNKALAHAAESIMGPWETMGSPCVGGNRVLRSTTFFAQGTFVLPLRGLPGTFIFMADRWNPSELKDSRYVWLPLTIGGLADEPLDYNFGFPHWPKVSIYWHRRWRLPEGWRNEER; encoded by the exons ATGAGGATCAGAAACAAACACCGGAAATCATCTGCTTtccattgcaatgcaggaagcaGATGGTCGTATTTAGCTATTTGGAGCTTGACGGGATTCATTCTCATTGTATATTTCTATGCCCATATACACCAAAATGACAAGCAGGACATTCTTGTGCACTTGAATCATCTTGTTGATACTAGAGAAATGGAGAAAGTAGAAAGAGAGGAGTTTCATTTTTCACCTCCAAAAGATCGGCGATCTCCTCGTGCTGTAAAGAGAAAGGGACCGAGAAAACCGAGTACAATAATTCGTGAATTTTTAGATGCATCTTCTCAAGTGCATTCCTTTTTCTTCCCTAGCAAAAAGACTGCAATAAGCCTAATTAAAGAAGGGAATGAAAGCATGCATTTCTATCCGGGTCTACTGTGGCTTGACACAGATGGTAACCCAATTCAAGCTCACGGTGGAGGACTTCTGTATGATGATAATACAGAGACATACTACTGGTACGGAGagaacaaagatggccggacatATCATGCTCACCAGAAGTCAGCTGCACGG GTTGATATTATTGGAGTCAACTGCTATTCGTCAAAAGACTTGTGGACATGGACCAACGAAGGGATTGTTCTACCAGGAGAGGAAACCAATGTCTCCCATGATCTTCACAAGTTTAATGTCCTTGAGCGCCCtaaagttatctacaatggtAAAACTGATAAGTATGTCATGTGGATGCACGTCGACGATGTCAATTACACTAAAGCCTCAGTTGGGGTGGCTGTCAGTGACTCTGCTAGAGGACCTTTTACATATCTGTATAGCATGCGACCTCATAGCTGTGACAGTAGGGATATGACCATCTTCAAAGACGACAATGGAGAGGCGTACATCATCTACTCTTCCAACGACAACAGTGAGCTCCATGTTGGTCCCTTAACAGATGACTACCTCAATGTGGCTGGATTCATGAGGCGAATTTTGGTTGGACGACATCGAGAGGCTCCTACCTTGTTCAAGCACCAAGGAATCTACTATATGATCACTTCTGGTTGTTCGGGGTGGGCTCCGAACAAGGCACTAGCACACGCAGCTGAGTCGATCATGGGCCCGTGGGAGACGATGGGAAGTCCTTGTGTTGGAGGGAACAGAGTCCTACGGTCGACAACATTTTTTGCACAGGGCACCTTTGTACTACCTTTGCGAGGTTTGCCTGGTACATTCATTTTTATGGCAGACCGATGGAACCCTTCTGAGCTTAAAGATTCAAGGTACGTATGGTTGCCTCTAACCATCGGAGGATTGGCTGATGAACCCTTAGACTACAATTTTGGGTTTCCTCATTGGCCGAAGGTGTCGATATATTGGCACAGACGATGGCGATTGCCAGAAGGTTGGAGAAATGAGGAAAGATGA
- the LOC122027117 gene encoding uncharacterized protein LOC122027117 isoform X3: MADTRRSAFVIRIFSGSRWSYLAIWSLTGFILIVYFYAHIHQNDKQDILVHLNHLVDTREMEKVEREEFHFSPPKDRRSPRAVKRKGPRKPSTIIREFLDASSQVHSFFFPSKKTAISLIKEGNESMHFYPGLLWLDTDGNPIQAHGGGLLYDDNTETYYWYGENKDGRTYHAHQKSAARVDIIGVNCYSSKDLWTWTNEGIVLPGEETNVSHDLHKFNVLERPKVIYNGKTDKYVMWMHVDDVNYTKASVGVAVSDSARGPFTYLYSMRPHSCDSRDMTIFKDDNGEAYIIYSSNDNSELHVGPLTDDYLNVAGFMRRILVGRHREAPTLFKHQGIYYMITSGCSGWAPNKALAHAAESIMGPWETMGSPCVGGNRVLRSTTFFAQGTFVLPLRGLPGTFIFMADRWNPSELKDSRYVWLPLTIGGLADEPLDYNFGFPHWPKVSIYWHRRWRLPEGWRNEER, encoded by the exons ATGGCGGATACTCGGAGATCAGCCTTCGTGATTAGGATCTTCTCAG gaagcaGATGGTCGTATTTAGCTATTTGGAGCTTGACGGGATTCATTCTCATTGTATATTTCTATGCCCATATACACCAAAATGACAAGCAGGACATTCTTGTGCACTTGAATCATCTTGTTGATACTAGAGAAATGGAGAAAGTAGAAAGAGAGGAGTTTCATTTTTCACCTCCAAAAGATCGGCGATCTCCTCGTGCTGTAAAGAGAAAGGGACCGAGAAAACCGAGTACAATAATTCGTGAATTTTTAGATGCATCTTCTCAAGTGCATTCCTTTTTCTTCCCTAGCAAAAAGACTGCAATAAGCCTAATTAAAGAAGGGAATGAAAGCATGCATTTCTATCCGGGTCTACTGTGGCTTGACACAGATGGTAACCCAATTCAAGCTCACGGTGGAGGACTTCTGTATGATGATAATACAGAGACATACTACTGGTACGGAGagaacaaagatggccggacatATCATGCTCACCAGAAGTCAGCTGCACGG GTTGATATTATTGGAGTCAACTGCTATTCGTCAAAAGACTTGTGGACATGGACCAACGAAGGGATTGTTCTACCAGGAGAGGAAACCAATGTCTCCCATGATCTTCACAAGTTTAATGTCCTTGAGCGCCCtaaagttatctacaatggtAAAACTGATAAGTATGTCATGTGGATGCACGTCGACGATGTCAATTACACTAAAGCCTCAGTTGGGGTGGCTGTCAGTGACTCTGCTAGAGGACCTTTTACATATCTGTATAGCATGCGACCTCATAGCTGTGACAGTAGGGATATGACCATCTTCAAAGACGACAATGGAGAGGCGTACATCATCTACTCTTCCAACGACAACAGTGAGCTCCATGTTGGTCCCTTAACAGATGACTACCTCAATGTGGCTGGATTCATGAGGCGAATTTTGGTTGGACGACATCGAGAGGCTCCTACCTTGTTCAAGCACCAAGGAATCTACTATATGATCACTTCTGGTTGTTCGGGGTGGGCTCCGAACAAGGCACTAGCACACGCAGCTGAGTCGATCATGGGCCCGTGGGAGACGATGGGAAGTCCTTGTGTTGGAGGGAACAGAGTCCTACGGTCGACAACATTTTTTGCACAGGGCACCTTTGTACTACCTTTGCGAGGTTTGCCTGGTACATTCATTTTTATGGCAGACCGATGGAACCCTTCTGAGCTTAAAGATTCAAGGTACGTATGGTTGCCTCTAACCATCGGAGGATTGGCTGATGAACCCTTAGACTACAATTTTGGGTTTCCTCATTGGCCGAAGGTGTCGATATATTGGCACAGACGATGGCGATTGCCAGAAGGTTGGAGAAATGAGGAAAGATGA
- the LOC122027117 gene encoding uncharacterized protein LOC122027117 isoform X1, producing the protein MADTRRSAFVIRIFSEKRRMRIRNKHRKSSAFHCNAGSRWSYLAIWSLTGFILIVYFYAHIHQNDKQDILVHLNHLVDTREMEKVEREEFHFSPPKDRRSPRAVKRKGPRKPSTIIREFLDASSQVHSFFFPSKKTAISLIKEGNESMHFYPGLLWLDTDGNPIQAHGGGLLYDDNTETYYWYGENKDGRTYHAHQKSAARVDIIGVNCYSSKDLWTWTNEGIVLPGEETNVSHDLHKFNVLERPKVIYNGKTDKYVMWMHVDDVNYTKASVGVAVSDSARGPFTYLYSMRPHSCDSRDMTIFKDDNGEAYIIYSSNDNSELHVGPLTDDYLNVAGFMRRILVGRHREAPTLFKHQGIYYMITSGCSGWAPNKALAHAAESIMGPWETMGSPCVGGNRVLRSTTFFAQGTFVLPLRGLPGTFIFMADRWNPSELKDSRYVWLPLTIGGLADEPLDYNFGFPHWPKVSIYWHRRWRLPEGWRNEER; encoded by the exons ATGGCGGATACTCGGAGATCAGCCTTCGTGATTAGGATCTTCTCAG AAAAAAGAAGAATGAGGATCAGAAACAAACACCGGAAATCATCTGCTTtccattgcaatgcaggaagcaGATGGTCGTATTTAGCTATTTGGAGCTTGACGGGATTCATTCTCATTGTATATTTCTATGCCCATATACACCAAAATGACAAGCAGGACATTCTTGTGCACTTGAATCATCTTGTTGATACTAGAGAAATGGAGAAAGTAGAAAGAGAGGAGTTTCATTTTTCACCTCCAAAAGATCGGCGATCTCCTCGTGCTGTAAAGAGAAAGGGACCGAGAAAACCGAGTACAATAATTCGTGAATTTTTAGATGCATCTTCTCAAGTGCATTCCTTTTTCTTCCCTAGCAAAAAGACTGCAATAAGCCTAATTAAAGAAGGGAATGAAAGCATGCATTTCTATCCGGGTCTACTGTGGCTTGACACAGATGGTAACCCAATTCAAGCTCACGGTGGAGGACTTCTGTATGATGATAATACAGAGACATACTACTGGTACGGAGagaacaaagatggccggacatATCATGCTCACCAGAAGTCAGCTGCACGG GTTGATATTATTGGAGTCAACTGCTATTCGTCAAAAGACTTGTGGACATGGACCAACGAAGGGATTGTTCTACCAGGAGAGGAAACCAATGTCTCCCATGATCTTCACAAGTTTAATGTCCTTGAGCGCCCtaaagttatctacaatggtAAAACTGATAAGTATGTCATGTGGATGCACGTCGACGATGTCAATTACACTAAAGCCTCAGTTGGGGTGGCTGTCAGTGACTCTGCTAGAGGACCTTTTACATATCTGTATAGCATGCGACCTCATAGCTGTGACAGTAGGGATATGACCATCTTCAAAGACGACAATGGAGAGGCGTACATCATCTACTCTTCCAACGACAACAGTGAGCTCCATGTTGGTCCCTTAACAGATGACTACCTCAATGTGGCTGGATTCATGAGGCGAATTTTGGTTGGACGACATCGAGAGGCTCCTACCTTGTTCAAGCACCAAGGAATCTACTATATGATCACTTCTGGTTGTTCGGGGTGGGCTCCGAACAAGGCACTAGCACACGCAGCTGAGTCGATCATGGGCCCGTGGGAGACGATGGGAAGTCCTTGTGTTGGAGGGAACAGAGTCCTACGGTCGACAACATTTTTTGCACAGGGCACCTTTGTACTACCTTTGCGAGGTTTGCCTGGTACATTCATTTTTATGGCAGACCGATGGAACCCTTCTGAGCTTAAAGATTCAAGGTACGTATGGTTGCCTCTAACCATCGGAGGATTGGCTGATGAACCCTTAGACTACAATTTTGGGTTTCCTCATTGGCCGAAGGTGTCGATATATTGGCACAGACGATGGCGATTGCCAGAAGGTTGGAGAAATGAGGAAAGATGA
- the LOC122027002 gene encoding U3 small nucleolar RNA-associated protein 14-like, with translation MTGKNTKQKPKGTKKGGRDKKKRHGPRLPSAVRKELEHLNADPNLEQSELEKDEFGEDVYEYDEETPEEETRKNRRYDSVDNYEYELPKEFEDEDVPSEDEELDSEPSEKSDDDQENSRHPRMLEDITGLPSMAFDGQQKKQIVVTDFQGDLNGKKISIHDLLDPLQQEPGYKNLRKKLHKIETKPMTVQVPLPKEEREKLERKVAYYHTRKDMTKWEPLVKRNREAPTLHFDADVNLGFSTVGSIASEFEPRTEFEKKMALLVHDPEIVDAYNKDGVRLLELNKINIEDVKEHQHRLAKMRSLLFNHEMKSKRIKKIKSKTYHRILKKERLKAASAMEMDPEVAKENARKQEFKRAEERMTLKHKNRSKWAQRILKRGLDIQDEGTRSAITEQLHQHALLTRKMNSIEDNSDDDDNSTDDNDNDDSDELLSEKGKKNVSKLLNKAKESTLKALEDASELPKSGVFALPFMERGLKKQQDAVEEEARMALDEYDASLRQHEKGHDIKNPKSAKVSGRKVFGPLKDKLQKPHKRRNTFNDDHNSDSEGGSDTIDRADVDEEVNNPAQNANLGPASDDDSENVTHSIFKSFDDIVKEPGPKTTFEVAIFASDCWKKINGENVVDAGSTKAAAIQNSQMLMHLPEPEDMDQDSDGDSEEKMVDGFLSSSPKRDYELPSQADLIHQAFAGDDVEAEFEKYKLEHLNEECPEPEKPELIPGWGQWTDIQQKRGMPSWMINEHKNAKRKREEALKKRKDASLKNVIISENVDKKAEKLLAKTLPFPYTSEEVYEQSIRMPIGPDFNPAITAGTLNRPTVVKKPGVIIKPIQYEEVDPNDDPDQPRRIVQKPKAQPKANKDNSARGKLKKMASTKKKIKP, from the exons ATGACTGGCAAGAATACGAAACAGAAACCTAAGGGTACAAAGAAGGGTGGGAGGGACAAGAAAAAGAGGCATGGGCCTCGCCTTCCTTCGGCTGTCCGCAAGGAACTCGAGCACCTCAATGCTGATCCTAACCTTGAACAGTCTGAGTTGGAAAAAGATGAATTTGGAGAAGATGTCTATGAGTATGACGAGGAAACTCCAGAGGAGGAGACACGAAAGAACCGCCGCTATGATTCTGTAGATAATTATGAGTATGAGCTACCGAAAGAGTTTGAG GATGAGGATGTGCCTTCAGAGGATGAGGAACTTGATAGCGAACCTTCTGAAAAGTCAGACGATGATCAGGAAAACAGTAGGCATCCGAGGATGCTTGAAGATATTACAGGGCTCCCAAGCATGGCTTTTGATG GCCAGCAAAAAAAGCAGATTGTCGTGACGGACTTTCAAGGGGATCTAAATGGTAAGAAGATCAGTATTCATGATCTTTTGGATCCTCTTCAGCAGGAGCCTGGGTACAAAAACCTTCGGAAGAAATTGCACAAAATAGAGACAAAGCCAATGACTGTTCAGGTTCCTCTGCCaaaggaggaaagggagaaacTGGAGAGGAAGGTGGCTTATTACCATACCAGGAAAGATATGACTAAATGGGAGCCATTGGTTAAGAGGAATAGAGAGGCTCCTACTTTGCACTTTGATGCAGATGTGAACTTGGGTTTTTCAACTGTAGGATCAATTGCTTCTGAATTCGAACCAAGGACTGAGTTTGAGAAGAAGATGGCATTACTAGTTCATGATCCAGAGATTGTGGATGCTTATAACAAAGATGGTGTAAGACTTTTAGAGCTTAACAAG ATAAATATTGAGGATGTGAAAGAACACCAGCATCGTCTTGCTAAAATGCGTAGCCTTCTTTTTAATCATGAAATGAAGTCAAAGcgtatcaaaaaaataaaatccaagaCATACCATCGTATTCttaaaaaagagagattaaagGCAGCTTCTGCAATGGAAATGGATCCTGAAGTTGCTAAAGAGAATGCTAGGAAACAAGAATTTAAACGAGCAGAG GAAAGAATGACACTGAAGCATAAAAACCGATCAAAGTGGGCACAACGAATCTTAAAGCGTGGACTAGATATTCAAGATGAAGGGACTCGATCTGCTATAACAGAACAACTCCATCAGCATGCACTTTTGACTAGGAAAATGAATTCAATTGAAGATAATAGCGATGATGATGATAATTCTACtgatgataatgacaatgatgacAGTGATGAACTATTAtctgaaaaaggaaagaaaaatgttTCCAAATTgctaaataaagcaaaagaaagtacaCTCAAAGCCCTTGAAGATGCAAGCGAGCTACCTAAGTCTGGAGTTTTTGCATTGCCATTTATG gaACGTGGCTTGAAAAAACAACAAGATGCAGTGGAAGAAGAAGCTCGGATGGCACTTGATGAATATGATGCATCATTGAGGCAACATGAGAAGGGACATGATATAAAAAATCCAAAATCAGCTAAAGTAAGTGGTAGAAAAGTCTTTGGACCCCTGAAGGACAAACTTCAAAAACCCCATAAGAGAAGAAATACATTCAATGATGACCATAATAGTGATAGTGAAGGTGGTTCAGATACCATTGATCGTGCAGATGTTGATGAGGAAGTAAATAACCCAGCACAGAATGCCAATCTTGGACCTGCATCTGATGATGACTCCGAAAATGTCACTCATTCTATATTCAAG AGTTTTGATGACATTGTCAAAGAACCTGGTCCGAAGACAACTTTTGAAGTTGCAATTTTTGCTTCAGATTGTTGGAAAAAG ATTAATGGAGAAAATGTGGTAGATGCTGGGAGCACTAAAGCTGCAGCAATACAGAATTCTCAGATGCTTATGCATCTACCTGAG CCTGAGGATATGGACCAAGATAGTGATGGTGATTCTGAGGAAAAGATGGTTGATGGATTTTTGTCTTCGAGTCCAAAGCGTGATTACGAACTTCCATCTCAAGCTGACCTTATACACCAAGCCTTTGCTGGTGATGATGTGGAAGCTGAATTTGAGAAGTATAAACTGGAACATCTGAATGAAGAGTGTCCTGAACCAGAAAAGCCAGAATTAATTCCAGGATGGGGCCAATGGACAGACATTCAGCAGAAGAGAGGCATGCCTTCTTGGATGATAAATGAACATAAAAATGCTAAGAGGAAGAGAGAGGAGGCACTTAAGAAGAGGAAAGATGCCAGCCTAAAAAATGTGATAATTTCTGAAAATGTTGATAAAAAG GCTGAGAAACTTCTCGCAAAGACTCTGCCTTTTCCATACACCTCTGAAGAAGTTTATGAGCAGAGCATTCGGATGCCAATTGGACCAGATTTTAATCCAGCAATAACAGCTGGAACACTTAATCGGCCCACT GTTGTTAAGAAACCTGGTGTGATCATAAAACCCATCCAGTATGAAGAGGTGGATCCTAATGATGATCCAGATCAACCAAGGCGAATAGTGCAGAAGCCGAAGGCACagcccaaggcaaataaagacAACTCTGCTCGGGGCAAGCTCAAGAAAATGGCATCAACAAAGAAAAAGATTAAACCTTGA